A region of Pseudoalteromonas aliena SW19 DNA encodes the following proteins:
- a CDS encoding phytanoyl-CoA dioxygenase family protein, whose translation MQSNLVSEQFKQQGFVLIKQLIEPSTIAKLKNYCQYLDDEAKSHYFLGQSLDNIAITQNADTPYISRINSLFLFKPQFACLLAHTKLMNYVEALIGEPALPTYESIVIKHSQDTHGFDWHRDMPVSTQTPIITVGIYLDDAKAEHGALKVIPRSHCSPLSVCDIKRQLTNSELKSLDVTACAGDVIIHHVNTVHSSARQEAQAIRRTIYFEFRALSHLTNNPIFPNEWIKKRQALMKNIQTLSAKHLQHDIQLPSDFYETQIQMEAAEYCIEFTK comes from the coding sequence ATGCAATCTAACTTGGTATCAGAACAGTTTAAACAGCAAGGCTTTGTATTAATTAAACAATTAATTGAACCTAGTACAATTGCTAAACTTAAAAATTATTGTCAATACTTAGATGATGAGGCAAAGTCACACTACTTTTTAGGACAATCACTCGATAATATTGCCATCACCCAAAATGCGGATACCCCATATATATCGCGTATCAATTCACTCTTTCTGTTTAAACCTCAATTCGCTTGCTTATTAGCACATACTAAACTCATGAATTACGTTGAAGCTTTAATTGGTGAACCCGCTTTACCGACCTATGAATCAATTGTAATTAAGCATTCACAAGATACGCACGGTTTTGATTGGCACCGTGATATGCCCGTAAGTACGCAAACACCAATTATAACTGTAGGTATATATTTAGATGACGCAAAAGCAGAACATGGGGCTTTAAAGGTGATCCCTCGCTCTCATTGTAGCCCATTAAGTGTGTGCGATATAAAACGCCAGTTAACAAATTCGGAGTTAAAGAGCTTAGATGTTACAGCCTGTGCAGGAGACGTAATAATACATCATGTAAATACAGTTCATTCATCAGCAAGGCAGGAAGCCCAAGCAATACGCAGAACTATATACTTTGAATTTAGGGCTTTATCGCACCTTACCAATAATCCGATATTTCCAAATGAATGGATTAAAAAGCGCCAAGCACTCATGAAGAACATACAAACACTCAGCGCAAAACACCTTCAACATGATATACAGCTACCCAGTGATTTTTATGAAACGCAAATACAAATGGAGGCGGCAGAATATTGTATCGAGTTTACCAAATGA
- a CDS encoding class I SAM-dependent methyltransferase produces MGGQNHCTTTYLRDCKNALTFDGVLVLNICHTKVGQREKFDQLLDKEFEGHILSFMIEGGNKIIFAFNNNIPSLSKDELFDKAIALQRIINVPMTRYAELLFNHV; encoded by the coding sequence ATGGGTGGCCAAAATCACTGTACCACTACATACTTACGTGATTGTAAAAATGCGCTTACTTTTGATGGCGTTCTCGTACTCAATATTTGCCATACGAAAGTTGGACAACGAGAGAAGTTTGACCAATTGCTTGATAAAGAGTTTGAAGGACACATTCTTAGTTTTATGATAGAAGGTGGTAATAAAATTATTTTTGCATTTAACAATAATATACCTTCATTGAGTAAAGATGAATTATTTGATAAAGCAATCGCGTTACAAAGAATAATAAATGTACCAATGACACGTTATGCTGAACTGTTATTTAATCACGTTTAA
- a CDS encoding IS3 family transposase (programmed frameshift) produces the protein MTKLKRATYSAAIKLETAQLVVDQGYTQEEAAKAMGVGKSTVSKWVTQLKLERNGQTPTASPMTPEQIEIRELKKQIQRIELEKDIFKKGYRSLDVRLPEQFSLIEKLNQRERYPISVLCSVFNVHRSSYKYWAIRDTTPTPEQVRLEAEVKAIHAMSGGSAGARTIAAIATNNDFELSRYRAAKLMVKLKLESCQVPQHSYKRGGNEHLEIPNLLDRQFDVVEPDTVWCGDVTYIWTGNRWAYLAVVIDLFARKVVGWAMSLSPDTNLTLKALELTYESRGKPTGLMFHSDQGSHYTSLKYRQRLWRYKMTQSMSRRGNCWDNAPMERFFRSFKTEWMPKVGYGNFIDSKYSVSDYINGYYNNVRPHHYNAGLAPNESEVRYQDSKTVAKIS, from the exons ATGACGAAATTAAAACGCGCAACGTATTCAGCGGCAATCAAATTAGAAACAGCTCAGCTTGTAGTCGACCAAGGCTATACACAAGAAGAAGCGGCCAAAGCGATGGGGGTGGGTAAATCAACCGTCAGTAAGTGGGTTACTCAATTAAAGCTAGAACGCAATGGCCAGACACCCACAGCGTCACCAATGACGCCCGAACAAATTGAAATCCGCGAACTTAAAAAACAAATCCAACGCATTGAATTAGAAAAGGATATAT TTAAAAAAGGCTACCGCTCTCTTGATGTCCGACTCCCTGAACAATTCTCATTAATTGAGAAATTGAATCAACGAGAGCGTTATCCAATTAGTGTGCTATGCAGCGTATTCAATGTGCATCGCAGCAGCTATAAATACTGGGCCATACGCGATACAACGCCGACACCTGAGCAAGTAAGGTTAGAGGCTGAAGTAAAAGCAATACATGCGATGAGTGGTGGTTCAGCAGGTGCACGGACAATCGCAGCGATAGCAACGAACAATGATTTTGAATTGAGCCGTTATCGTGCAGCTAAGCTAATGGTTAAATTAAAGCTTGAAAGCTGCCAAGTACCTCAACATTCATATAAACGCGGTGGTAATGAACACCTTGAAATCCCAAATCTGCTTGATAGACAGTTTGATGTTGTTGAACCAGATACCGTGTGGTGCGGTGATGTGACGTATATTTGGACAGGCAATCGCTGGGCTTATTTAGCCGTCGTTATTGATTTATTTGCACGTAAAGTGGTTGGCTGGGCAATGTCGTTGTCGCCAGATACTAATTTAACGCTAAAAGCGCTTGAACTCACATATGAAAGCAGAGGGAAACCGACAGGACTCATGTTCCATTCAGACCAAGGTAGCCATTATACAAGTTTAAAATATCGCCAACGTTTATGGCGCTATAAAATGACACAAAGTATGAGTAGACGTGGAAATTGTTGGGATAATGCGCCAATGGAGCGATTTTTTAGAAGTTTTAAGACAGAATGGATGCCAAAGGTTGGATATGGAAACTTTATAGACTCTAAATATAGCGTGAGCGATTACATAAATGGATATTACAACAATGTTAGGCCGCATCATTATAATGCCGGTTTAGCGCCAAATGAATCTGAGGTTAGATATCAAGATTCTAAAACTGTGGCCAAAATTAGTTGA